In one window of Nicotiana tabacum cultivar K326 chromosome 12, ASM71507v2, whole genome shotgun sequence DNA:
- the LOC107818149 gene encoding uncharacterized protein LOC107818149, translating into MKQNKQCVLLNTYNEDEIQVANILLDLPNLFTQKQFPSQFSYSFTWGTKKRRSNRGATDFSSSLQGSSNEIETTKIKAEVTSPATPLSFSPSESDDKSKHSSRKISKRKTREELMDMIKQLSQCRESLKGEVENVRNYYNSQKAYNLKLKAMKEQVTRMLNIQGPGVNLGQICNKPEMELNHQQPFILDQIAFGGSETFHRFQYSLGQIQQAQPIFSSNNGLGCVNHVGLGPIGIPDLNVTVDEPTPFDLERMNVERKAQFAAARRRRINKRIEIKNASGFIRPQRRR; encoded by the exons atgaaacaaaacaaaCAGTGTGTTTTGCTCAATACATATAACGAAGATGAAATACAAGTAGCCAATATTCTACTCGATCTTCCCAATCTTTTCACACAAAAACAATTTCCTTCTCAATTTTCTTATTCATTTACTTGGGGTACAAAAAAGAGGAGATCTAATAGAGGCGCCACCGATTTTTCATCTTCTCTACAGGGAAGTTCAAACGAAATTGAAACCACCAAAATTAAGGCTGAAGTTACTAGCCCTGCTActcctctttctttttccccTAGTGAATCTGATGATAAATCCAAACATTCTTCTCGCAAAATCTCCAAACGAAAG ACAAGGGAGGAGTTAATGGACATGATAAAACAATTATCTCAATGCAGAGAATCGCTTAAAGGG GAAGTGGAGAATGTTCGGAATTACTATAACAGCCAAAAAGCTTATAATCTGAAGTTGAAAGCAATGAAAGAACAG GTAACAAGAATGTTGAATATCCAAGGGCCAGGTGTTAATTTAGGTCAAATTTGCAACAAACCTGAAATGGAGCTCAATCATCAACAGCCGTTCATTTTGGATCAGATTGCTTTTGGAGGATCAGAAACTTTCCATAGATTTCAGTACTCATTGGGCCAAATCCAGCAGGCCCAGCCTATATTCTCATCTAATAATGGATTGGGCTGTGTGAATCATGTGGGCCTAGGCCCAATAGGTATTCCGGATCTAAATGTTACTGTGGACGAACCCACACCTTTTGATCTTGAGAGAATGAATGTTGAAAGAAAGGCCCAATTTGCTGCAGCTAGGAGGAGGAGGATAAATAAAAGAATAGAAATTAAGAATGCCTCTGGTTTTATTAGACCACAAAGAAGAAGATAG
- the LOC142167402 gene encoding uncharacterized protein LOC142167402, whose amino-acid sequence MVDNQELPEAAQCMITEKEREVAEILLNLPELIAKLSLYGKEQLLPWGWKKRRSAVNYPLTPLPSPELQQSPPAADFYPSPSPSPSPSPSTSPSSSSPPEPQRFKPRVANTKEQLLQQINELTQRKKVYQQELLKVQSHLERQIQFNTTLKQLNGATTLAYRD is encoded by the exons ATGGTTGATAATCAGGAATTACCAGAAGCAGCACAATGTATGATcacagaaaaagaaagagaagttgCAGAAATTCTGTTAAACTTACCGGAGCTTATAGCAAAATTAAGTCTTTATGGTAAAGAACAACTTCTTCCTTGGGGCTGGAAAAAACGAAGATCCGCCGTTAATTATCCTTTAACTCCATTACCGTCCCCAGAACTTCAACAATCACCACCGGCAGCTGACTTCTATCCGTCTCCGTCTCCGTCTCCGTCTCCGTCACCGTCAACGTCACCATCATCCTCGTCACCTCCAGAACCGCAGAGATTCAAGCCTAGAGTTGCCAACACTAAG GAGCAGTTGCTGCAGCAAATTAATGAGTTAACACAGCGGAAAAAGGTTTATCAACAG GAGTTGCTCAAGGTCCAGAGTCACCTAGAGAGGCAAATACAATTCAATACCACCTTGAAACAGTTAAATGGGGCAACAACTTTGGCATATAGAGATTAG
- the LOC142166786 gene encoding uncharacterized protein LOC142166786: MPSEDSKPVKKEEFDDEESIGSLLNNKKKPNNNAASKSQPPKSSKVKKEEKDDDFEEPISKKTPKNLKPKKEEESSSMSKKSSSKTDKKVVKKEEVEDKKKGTKNADSNVKKREKKVYDLPGQKRDPPEERDPIRIFYESLYQQVPNSELAAIWMMESGLLPKDLAKKVLEKKQKKAQQQKLGSSMKTVVTVKKNTESITVTKKTSSTPLSTQTKKTPDSGAKSKQQSKKRKKDDSSEDEDSDDDFVSSLKSAKKQRAA; encoded by the exons atgcctTCTGAAGACTCAAAGCCAGTGAAAAAAGAGGAATTTGATGATGAAGAAAGCATTGGTTCTCTCTTAAACAACAAAAAGAAACCTAACAACAATGCAGCTTCAAAATCTCAGCCTCCCAAAAGTTCTAAggtgaagaaagaagaaaaagatgatgACTTTGAAGAACCCATTTCCAAAAAGACCCCTAAAAACCTCAAgcccaaaaaagaagaagaatcctCATCCATGTCCAAGAAAAGCTCCAGTAAAACTGATAAA AAAGTTGTGAAGAAAGAGGAGGTGGAGGATAAGAAGAAAGGAACAAAAAATGCTGACAGTAAtgtgaagaaaagggaaaagaaagttTATGATTTGCCTGGTCAGAAAAGAGATCCTCCTGAGGAA AGAGACCCGATAAGGATTTTCTATGAATCCTTGTACCAGCAAGTGCCCAACAGTGAGCTAGCAGCTATCTG GATGATGGAGTCTGGTTTGCTCCCAAAAGACTTGGCAAAGAAAGTTTTGgagaagaaacaaaagaaggCTCAACAACAAAAGCTTGGTTCGTCTATGAAAACTGTTGTGACTGTGAAAAAGAACACAGAATCTATTACTGTTACGAAAAAGACATCGTCAACCCCTCTATCAACACAGACAAAGAAAACACCAGATTCTGGAGCTAAATCGAAGCAGCAGTCAAAGAAGCGGAAGAAGGATGATTCTTCTGAAGATGAAGACTCAGATGATGACTTTGTTTCCTCTCTGAAAAGTGCTAAAAAACAGAGAGCAGCTTGA